The following proteins come from a genomic window of Halomarina ordinaria:
- the leuC gene encoding 3-isopropylmalate dehydratase large subunit, which yields MSRGTLYDKVWDRHRVTTLPSGQDQLFIGLHLIHEVTSPQAFGMLEERGLEVARPDLTHATVDHIVPTEDQSRPYRDAAAEEMMSALESNVGERPIDFDHPETGRQGIVHVIGPEQGLTQPGKTIVCGDSHTCTHGAFGAVAFGIGTSQIRDVLATQCLALEKKKVRQIRVTGELGEGVTAKDVILAVIRDLGTDGGVGYVYEYAGPVVESLSMEGRMSICNMSVEAGARTGYVNPDETTFEWLRETDQFADDPERFAELREYWASIRSDDDAEYDDVYELDGSALEPMVTWGTTPGQGVGIGDPIPDPADLPESKAEVARRAQEHMHVSPGETMQGYPVDVAFLGSCTNARLSDLRDAARVVEGREVHPDVRAMVVPGSQRVKRAAEAEGLDEVFRAAGFEWRGAGCSMCLGMNEDQLVGDEVCASSSNRNFVGRQGSPEGRTILMSPAMVAAAAVTGEVTDVRELPEVAVA from the coding sequence ATGAGCCGAGGAACCCTCTACGACAAGGTGTGGGACCGCCACCGCGTCACCACGCTGCCGAGCGGCCAGGACCAGCTGTTCATCGGGCTCCACCTCATCCACGAGGTGACGAGTCCGCAGGCGTTCGGCATGCTCGAGGAGCGCGGCCTGGAGGTGGCCCGCCCCGACCTCACGCACGCGACGGTCGACCACATCGTCCCGACCGAGGACCAGTCGCGGCCCTACCGCGACGCCGCCGCCGAGGAGATGATGAGCGCGCTCGAATCGAACGTCGGCGAGCGCCCCATCGACTTCGACCACCCGGAGACGGGTCGACAGGGCATCGTCCACGTCATCGGGCCGGAGCAGGGACTCACCCAGCCGGGCAAGACCATCGTCTGCGGGGACTCCCACACCTGTACGCACGGCGCGTTCGGCGCCGTCGCCTTCGGCATCGGGACGAGCCAGATACGCGACGTGCTCGCCACGCAGTGTCTCGCCCTGGAGAAGAAGAAGGTGCGCCAGATACGCGTCACGGGCGAACTCGGCGAGGGCGTCACGGCGAAGGACGTCATCCTCGCGGTCATCCGCGACCTCGGCACCGACGGCGGCGTCGGCTACGTCTACGAGTACGCCGGCCCGGTCGTCGAGTCGCTGTCGATGGAGGGGCGCATGAGCATCTGCAACATGTCCGTCGAGGCGGGCGCGCGGACCGGCTACGTCAACCCCGACGAGACCACCTTCGAGTGGCTCCGCGAGACCGACCAGTTCGCGGACGACCCCGAGCGCTTCGCGGAACTGCGCGAGTACTGGGCGTCCATCCGGTCGGACGACGACGCCGAGTACGACGACGTGTACGAACTCGACGGGAGCGCGCTCGAACCGATGGTCACCTGGGGGACGACCCCCGGACAGGGCGTCGGCATCGGCGACCCCATCCCGGACCCGGCGGACCTGCCCGAGAGCAAGGCCGAGGTGGCCCGGCGCGCCCAGGAGCACATGCACGTCTCGCCGGGCGAGACGATGCAGGGCTACCCGGTCGACGTCGCCTTCCTCGGGTCCTGCACGAACGCGCGGCTCTCGGACCTGCGCGACGCCGCCCGCGTCGTGGAGGGGCGAGAGGTCCACCCAGACGTCCGGGCGATGGTCGTCCCCGGCAGCCAGCGCGTGAAGCGCGCCGCCGAGGCCGAGGGCCTCGACGAGGTGTTCCGCGCGGCCGGCTTCGAGTGGCGCGGCGCCGGCTGTTCGATGTGCCTCGGGATGAACGAGGACCAGCTCGTCGGCGACGAGGTGTGCGCCTCCTCCTCGAACCGCAACTTCGTCGGCCGGCAGGGGAGTCCGGAGGGCCGGACGATACTGATGAGTCCGGCGATGGTCGCCGCCGCCGCCGTCACCGGCGAGGTGACGGACGTGCGCGAACTGCCGGAGGTGGCCGTCGCATGA
- a CDS encoding VOC family protein translates to MLSSLRWLALEVKYLDRAVAFYERHLDLSPTTRRESEAVLDTGGTDLVLRAPSGVPRGGLHVHYALATPPDRYEEWWDRLADTFDLVEHRFGSARSLYFYDVEGNCVEIGQRGEGAGALSGVFEVVLEVEDLDRAEAFYTDLGMDVTNRGEERKRVRLTTGRFDLELWEPHLGLADARGGVHVDVGVGADDPAAAAARVEGRARSVAPLDGERVRVCDPDGHYVTLLE, encoded by the coding sequence ATGCTCTCGTCGCTGCGTTGGCTGGCGCTCGAAGTCAAGTACCTCGACCGCGCGGTGGCGTTCTACGAGCGCCACCTCGACCTCTCGCCGACGACCCGCCGCGAGTCGGAAGCCGTCCTCGACACCGGCGGGACCGACCTCGTGCTCCGTGCCCCCTCGGGCGTCCCGCGCGGCGGCCTCCACGTCCACTACGCGCTCGCGACGCCCCCCGACCGCTACGAGGAGTGGTGGGACCGACTCGCCGACACCTTCGACCTCGTCGAACACCGCTTCGGGAGCGCCCGCTCGCTCTACTTCTACGACGTGGAGGGGAACTGCGTCGAGATCGGCCAGCGCGGCGAGGGAGCGGGCGCGCTCTCGGGCGTCTTCGAGGTCGTCCTCGAGGTCGAGGACCTCGACCGGGCGGAGGCGTTCTACACCGACCTCGGGATGGACGTCACGAACCGCGGTGAGGAACGAAAACGCGTCCGACTCACCACCGGCCGGTTCGACCTCGAACTGTGGGAACCGCACCTCGGCCTCGCGGACGCGCGCGGCGGCGTCCACGTCGACGTCGGCGTGGGTGCCGACGACCCGGCGGCGGCCGCGGCGCGCGTCGAGGGGCGGGCGCGCTCGGTCGCGCCGCTCGACGGCGAACGCGTCCGGGTGTGCGACCCGGACGGCCACTACGTGACGCTGCTCGAGTAG
- a CDS encoding DUF5779 family protein, whose amino-acid sequence MADFDLDLQAVEREIDEAAEAGDRVVLGVLDGTTAPDEWTRLVREGVVLVLAVEGDVNELASGFAREVRDVGGHLVHFRSFLVVTPEGVHIDTDRLA is encoded by the coding sequence ATGGCCGACTTCGACCTCGACCTGCAGGCGGTCGAGCGCGAGATTGACGAGGCCGCCGAGGCGGGTGACCGCGTCGTCCTCGGCGTGCTCGACGGGACGACGGCGCCGGACGAGTGGACGCGACTGGTCCGGGAGGGCGTGGTCCTCGTCCTCGCCGTCGAGGGCGACGTGAACGAGTTGGCGTCGGGGTTCGCCCGCGAGGTCCGGGACGTCGGCGGCCACCTCGTCCACTTCCGGTCGTTCCTCGTCGTCACCCCCGAGGGGGTCCACATCGACACCGACCGACTGGCCTGA
- a CDS encoding LeuA family protein, translated as MPRRVEFFEGTLSNTSEISTAQIFDTTLRDGEQSPRTSFSYDDKREIAARLDAMGTHVIEAGFPVNSDAEFAAVRDIAADTTATVCGLARVVDADVEAAIDADVDMVHVFVSTSDVQLEDSMHASREEAVERSIRSIERVREAGIDVMFSPMDATRTDGEFLVEVVEAVSEAGVDWINVPDTCGVATPTRFADLIATIDAHTDAKIDVHTHDDFGLATANAIAGMEAGAASAQVSVNGIGERAGNAAYEEVVMALESLYDVDTGIDTTQIRALADLVERTSAMEIPANKPVVGRNAFAHESGIHAAGVIENSATFEPGVMTPEMVGAERELVMGKHTGTHSVRERLADAGFEPTDEEVRAVTRRVKDHGAAKERVTDDTFERFAREVGVRRPEPVTEGVQ; from the coding sequence ATGCCCCGGCGGGTCGAGTTCTTCGAGGGCACGCTGAGTAACACCTCCGAGATCAGCACTGCACAGATTTTCGATACTACGCTGCGCGACGGCGAGCAGTCGCCACGAACGTCGTTCTCGTACGACGACAAGCGGGAGATAGCCGCGCGTCTGGACGCGATGGGCACCCACGTCATCGAGGCGGGGTTCCCGGTGAACTCCGACGCGGAGTTCGCCGCCGTCCGCGACATCGCCGCCGACACGACGGCGACGGTCTGCGGGCTGGCGCGCGTCGTCGACGCGGACGTCGAGGCCGCCATCGACGCCGACGTGGACATGGTCCACGTCTTCGTCAGCACGAGCGACGTCCAGCTCGAGGACTCCATGCACGCCTCGCGTGAGGAGGCCGTCGAGCGGTCGATTCGCTCCATCGAGCGCGTCCGCGAGGCGGGCATCGACGTGATGTTCTCCCCGATGGACGCCACGCGCACCGACGGCGAGTTCCTCGTCGAGGTGGTCGAGGCCGTCTCCGAGGCTGGCGTCGACTGGATCAACGTCCCCGACACCTGCGGGGTCGCGACGCCGACGCGCTTCGCCGACCTCATCGCCACCATCGACGCGCACACGGACGCGAAGATAGACGTCCACACCCACGACGACTTCGGGCTGGCGACGGCGAACGCCATCGCCGGGATGGAAGCCGGCGCCGCGAGCGCGCAGGTGAGCGTCAACGGCATCGGCGAGCGGGCCGGCAACGCCGCCTACGAGGAGGTGGTGATGGCCCTGGAGAGCCTCTACGACGTCGACACCGGCATCGACACGACCCAGATTCGCGCGCTGGCGGACCTGGTCGAGCGCACCAGCGCGATGGAGATTCCGGCGAACAAGCCGGTCGTCGGCCGCAACGCCTTCGCCCACGAGTCGGGCATCCACGCCGCGGGCGTCATCGAGAACTCGGCGACGTTCGAGCCGGGCGTGATGACCCCCGAGATGGTCGGCGCCGAGCGCGAACTGGTGATGGGCAAGCACACGGGGACCCACTCGGTCCGCGAGCGCCTCGCCGACGCCGGCTTCGAGCCGACCGACGAGGAGGTACGCGCGGTCACCCGCCGGGTGAAGGACCACGGGGCCGCCAAGGAGCGCGTCACCGACGACACCTTCGAGCGCTTCGCCCGCGAGGTCGGCGTCCGCCGACCGGAACCGGTGACGGAGGGCGTCCAGTAA
- a CDS encoding isocitrate/isopropylmalate dehydrogenase family protein, whose amino-acid sequence MADARIAVVPGDGIGREVTPAAVRVLDALAPDFAFVEADAGDAVLEATGDPLPEETVETVEGADATLFGAAGESAADVILPLRAAVGSYANVRPARAYPGVDALRPETDLVFVRENTEGVYAGIESEIAPGVTTLTRVVTEAASRRIAEFGFDYAERHGYDVTVAHKANVMRTTDGQFLDAVRAVADERGADHEEALMDALAMHLALSPEAYGVVVCPNLAGDVLSDLAAGLVGGLGLLPSANVGSDNALFEPVHGTAPDIAGEGVANPVAAILSAAMLLEHLDYDDEATRVRAAVEGVLEDGPRTPDLGGDATTEDVTTAVVDRLD is encoded by the coding sequence ATGGCTGACGCGCGCATCGCCGTCGTCCCCGGCGACGGCATCGGACGGGAGGTCACCCCGGCCGCCGTGCGCGTCCTCGACGCCCTCGCTCCCGACTTCGCGTTCGTCGAGGCGGACGCGGGCGACGCCGTCCTGGAGGCGACCGGCGACCCGCTCCCCGAGGAGACGGTCGAGACGGTCGAGGGAGCGGACGCCACGCTGTTCGGCGCGGCGGGCGAGTCGGCCGCCGACGTCATCCTCCCGCTGCGGGCCGCGGTGGGGAGTTACGCGAACGTCAGACCCGCGCGCGCCTATCCGGGCGTCGACGCCCTCCGCCCCGAGACGGACCTCGTGTTCGTCCGGGAGAACACCGAGGGGGTGTACGCGGGCATCGAGAGCGAGATCGCGCCGGGCGTCACGACGCTCACGCGCGTCGTCACCGAGGCCGCCTCGCGGCGCATCGCCGAGTTCGGCTTCGACTACGCCGAGCGGCACGGCTACGACGTGACCGTCGCGCACAAGGCGAACGTGATGCGCACCACCGACGGGCAGTTCCTGGACGCGGTGCGCGCCGTCGCCGACGAGCGCGGCGCCGACCACGAGGAGGCGCTGATGGACGCGCTGGCGATGCACCTCGCCCTCTCGCCCGAGGCGTACGGCGTCGTCGTCTGTCCCAACCTCGCTGGCGACGTCCTCTCGGACCTCGCGGCGGGGCTGGTCGGCGGCCTCGGCCTCCTGCCGAGCGCCAACGTCGGGTCGGACAACGCGCTGTTCGAACCGGTCCACGGCACCGCCCCCGACATCGCCGGTGAGGGGGTGGCGAACCCCGTCGCGGCCATCCTCTCGGCGGCGATGCTGCTCGAACACCTCGACTACGACGACGAAGCGACGCGGGTTAGGGCCGCCGTCGAGGGCGTCCTCGAGGACGGTCCGCGAACGCCCGACCTCGGCGGCGACGCGACCACCGAGGACGTGACGACGGCCGTCGTCGACCGCCTCGACTGA
- the ilvC gene encoding ketol-acid reductoisomerase: MTENATIYYDDDAASENITGKTVAVLGYGSQGHAHAQNLADSGVDVVVGLHEGSSSRSAAREDGLKVGTPREAAAEADVVTMLVPDTVQPSVFDDIADELEAGNTLMFAHGFNIHYNQIRPPEDVDVTMIAPKSPGHLVRRNFEADEGTPGLLAVYQDATGEAKAEALAYAKAIGCTRAGVIETTFQEETETDLFGEQAVLCGGITALIKGGYETLVDAGYSPEMAYFECLNEMKLIVDLMYEGGMAEMWNSVSDTAEYGGLTRGEAIVDDHVRENMQEVLEGVQNGEFAREWISENQTGRPSYTQRREKEINHDIESVGADLRALFAWADDGEEEETATTPADD, translated from the coding sequence ATGACAGAGAACGCGACTATCTACTACGACGACGACGCAGCGTCAGAGAACATCACCGGCAAGACCGTAGCCGTCCTCGGCTACGGCAGTCAGGGCCACGCCCACGCACAGAACCTCGCCGACAGCGGGGTTGACGTGGTCGTCGGCCTCCACGAGGGCTCCTCCTCGCGGTCGGCCGCGCGCGAGGACGGCCTGAAGGTGGGTACGCCCCGCGAGGCGGCCGCCGAGGCCGACGTGGTGACGATGCTCGTCCCCGACACCGTCCAGCCGTCGGTGTTCGACGACATCGCGGACGAACTCGAGGCGGGGAACACGCTCATGTTCGCCCACGGGTTCAACATCCACTACAACCAGATCCGTCCGCCCGAGGACGTCGACGTGACGATGATCGCCCCGAAGTCGCCGGGTCACCTCGTCCGGCGTAACTTCGAGGCCGACGAGGGGACGCCCGGCCTGCTCGCGGTGTACCAGGACGCCACCGGCGAGGCCAAAGCCGAGGCGCTCGCCTACGCGAAGGCCATCGGCTGCACCCGCGCGGGCGTCATCGAGACGACGTTCCAGGAGGAGACCGAGACGGACCTCTTCGGCGAGCAGGCCGTCCTCTGTGGCGGCATCACCGCGCTCATCAAGGGCGGCTACGAGACGCTCGTCGACGCTGGCTACAGCCCCGAGATGGCGTACTTCGAGTGTCTCAACGAGATGAAGCTCATCGTCGACCTGATGTACGAGGGCGGGATGGCGGAGATGTGGAACTCCGTCTCCGACACCGCCGAGTACGGCGGGTTGACCCGCGGCGAAGCCATCGTGGACGACCACGTCCGCGAGAACATGCAGGAGGTGCTCGAGGGCGTCCAGAACGGCGAGTTCGCCCGCGAGTGGATCTCCGAGAACCAGACGGGCCGGCCGAGCTACACCCAGCGCCGCGAGAAGGAAATCAACCACGACATCGAGTCGGTCGGCGCCGACCTGCGCGCGCTGTTCGCGTGGGCCGACGACGGCGAGGAAGAGGAGACGGCGACCACACCGGCGGACGACTGA
- the ilvN gene encoding acetolactate synthase small subunit, with protein sequence MHGPAPEERTRPVGRRSSQGIRVDPHAEATHEPRRTALSALVYHEPGVLAKVSGLVSRRQFNIESLTVGSTTNPETARITLVIEEPEPGVRQVEKQLLKLQPVISVRELGGDAIRRELVVLKVHGDEPDKVNAITQMYDGRTLDAGPRTITVEITGDEQKINDAIDAYRQFGIRELARTGQTALARGDEWTTDAEEERYERMQTEMGTSDSE encoded by the coding sequence ATGCACGGTCCCGCACCCGAGGAGCGCACCCGGCCGGTCGGCCGTCGCTCCTCACAGGGCATCCGGGTCGACCCTCACGCGGAGGCGACCCACGAGCCGCGCCGGACGGCGCTCTCGGCGCTGGTCTATCACGAACCCGGCGTGCTGGCGAAGGTCTCCGGGCTGGTCAGCCGCCGGCAGTTCAACATCGAGTCGCTGACCGTCGGCTCGACGACCAACCCCGAGACGGCGCGCATCACGCTCGTCATCGAGGAACCGGAGCCGGGCGTCCGGCAGGTGGAGAAACAGCTGTTGAAGCTCCAGCCGGTCATCTCGGTCCGGGAACTCGGCGGCGACGCCATCCGGCGCGAACTCGTCGTCTTGAAGGTCCACGGCGACGAACCCGACAAGGTCAACGCCATCACGCAGATGTACGACGGCCGGACGCTCGACGCCGGCCCGCGGACCATCACCGTCGAGATCACCGGCGACGAACAGAAGATAAACGACGCCATCGACGCCTACCGGCAGTTCGGTATCCGCGAACTCGCGCGCACCGGCCAGACCGCGCTGGCGCGCGGCGACGAGTGGACGACCGACGCCGAGGAGGAGCGCTACGAGCGCATGCAGACGGAGATGGGCACGTCCGATTCGGAGTAA
- the leuD gene encoding 3-isopropylmalate dehydratase small subunit: MSGAERVTRVEGTGVPVRGDDIDTDQIIPARFLKVITFDGIGEFAFFDQRYTEDDEEKDHPFNEERFRDASILVVNSNFGCGSSREHAPQALMRWGIDCVVGESFAEIFAGNCLALGIPTLTADAESIDALQDFVDANPDATITVDVADERVSYGETTVEASVDDTQHSALVEGKWDTTALMAANDDRIAATAASLPYLDG; the protein is encoded by the coding sequence ATGAGCGGTGCGGAGCGCGTCACGCGCGTCGAGGGGACGGGCGTCCCCGTCCGCGGCGACGACATCGACACCGACCAGATCATCCCGGCGCGGTTCCTGAAGGTCATCACCTTCGACGGCATCGGGGAGTTCGCCTTCTTCGACCAGCGCTACACGGAGGACGACGAGGAGAAGGACCACCCGTTCAACGAGGAACGCTTCCGCGACGCCTCGATACTGGTCGTCAACAGTAACTTCGGCTGTGGCTCCTCGCGCGAGCACGCCCCCCAGGCGCTGATGCGCTGGGGTATCGACTGCGTCGTCGGCGAGAGCTTCGCGGAAATCTTCGCGGGCAACTGCCTCGCCCTCGGCATCCCCACCCTCACGGCGGACGCCGAGTCGATAGACGCGCTCCAGGACTTCGTCGACGCGAACCCGGACGCGACCATCACGGTCGACGTGGCCGACGAGCGCGTCAGCTACGGCGAGACGACCGTCGAGGCGTCCGTCGACGACACCCAGCACTCCGCGCTGGTCGAGGGCAAGTGGGACACTACCGCCCTCATGGCGGCGAACGACGACCGAATCGCGGCGACGGCCGCCTCCCTCCCCTACCTCGATGGCTGA
- the ilvD gene encoding dihydroxy-acid dehydratase translates to MSQQQPRDEDREAPGKPEKPAGLRSREVTEGPERAPHRSMFRAMGFDDEDLASPMVGVANPAADITPCNVHLDDVAQSAIDGIDGAGGMPIEFGTITISDAISMGTEGMKASLISRELIADSVELVAFGERMDALVTVAGCDKNLPGMMMAAIRTDLPSVFLYGGSILPGEHEGREVTVQNVFEGVGAYAQGDMSEEELDDLERSACPGAGSCGGMFTANTMASISEALGLAPLGSASPTAESEGRAAVARRAGELALDAIENDRKPSDILSRESFENAIALQVAMGGSTNAVLHLLALAAEADVDLTIDDFDDIARRTPKVANLQPGGTRVMKDLHDVGGVPVVVRRLLEAGLFHGDAMTVTGRTVAEELAELDLPADEDIEADFLAPVSDPFAEEGAIKILKGNLAPDGAVLKATQKDALQHEGPARVFEGEEDAMRYVQEGHIEAGDVIVIRNEGPQGGPGMREMLGVTAAVVGQGHEDDVALITDGRFSGATRGPMIGHAAPEAFVGGPLAALEDGDTVRIDVPERVIDVDLSEEELEDRLADWEQPDPAYDSGVLAKYGLAFDSAANGAVTNPGVKRD, encoded by the coding sequence ATGAGCCAGCAGCAGCCACGTGACGAGGACCGCGAGGCACCGGGGAAGCCGGAGAAGCCGGCGGGCCTGCGGAGCCGCGAAGTGACCGAGGGGCCGGAGCGCGCCCCCCACCGGTCGATGTTTCGGGCGATGGGGTTCGACGACGAGGACCTCGCCTCCCCGATGGTCGGCGTCGCCAACCCCGCCGCGGACATCACGCCGTGTAACGTCCACCTCGACGACGTGGCCCAGTCGGCCATCGACGGTATCGACGGCGCGGGCGGGATGCCCATCGAGTTCGGCACCATCACCATCTCCGACGCCATCTCGATGGGGACCGAGGGGATGAAGGCGAGCCTCATCTCGCGGGAACTCATCGCCGACTCGGTGGAACTGGTCGCCTTCGGCGAGCGCATGGACGCGCTCGTCACCGTCGCCGGCTGCGACAAGAACCTCCCCGGCATGATGATGGCCGCCATCCGCACCGACCTGCCGAGCGTCTTCCTCTACGGCGGGTCCATCCTCCCCGGCGAGCACGAGGGCCGCGAGGTCACCGTCCAGAACGTCTTCGAGGGCGTCGGCGCCTACGCGCAGGGCGACATGAGCGAGGAGGAACTCGACGACCTGGAGCGCAGCGCCTGTCCAGGCGCCGGCTCCTGCGGCGGGATGTTCACCGCGAACACGATGGCCTCCATCAGCGAGGCGCTCGGCCTCGCCCCCCTCGGTAGCGCCTCCCCCACCGCCGAGAGCGAGGGGCGCGCCGCCGTCGCCCGCCGTGCGGGCGAACTCGCCCTCGACGCCATCGAGAACGACCGCAAGCCCTCCGACATCCTCTCCCGGGAGTCGTTCGAGAACGCCATCGCGCTCCAGGTGGCGATGGGCGGGTCGACCAACGCCGTCCTCCACCTGCTCGCGCTGGCCGCGGAGGCGGACGTCGACCTGACCATCGACGACTTCGACGACATCGCGCGTCGGACACCCAAAGTCGCGAACCTCCAGCCCGGTGGCACCCGCGTCATGAAGGACCTCCACGACGTCGGCGGCGTCCCCGTCGTCGTCCGTCGTCTGCTCGAGGCGGGGCTGTTCCACGGCGACGCCATGACCGTGACCGGGCGCACCGTCGCCGAGGAACTGGCCGAACTCGACCTGCCGGCCGACGAGGACATCGAGGCGGACTTCCTCGCACCCGTGTCCGACCCGTTCGCGGAGGAGGGGGCAATCAAAATCCTGAAGGGGAACCTCGCGCCCGACGGCGCCGTGCTGAAGGCCACCCAGAAGGACGCCCTGCAACACGAGGGCCCCGCCCGCGTGTTCGAGGGCGAGGAGGACGCGATGCGCTACGTCCAGGAGGGACACATCGAGGCGGGCGACGTCATCGTCATCCGTAACGAGGGGCCGCAGGGCGGCCCGGGGATGCGCGAGATGCTCGGCGTCACCGCCGCCGTCGTCGGCCAGGGTCACGAGGACGACGTCGCGCTCATCACCGACGGCCGGTTCTCCGGGGCGACCCGGGGGCCGATGATCGGACACGCCGCCCCCGAGGCGTTCGTCGGCGGCCCCCTCGCCGCGCTCGAGGACGGCGACACCGTCCGCATCGACGTCCCCGAACGCGTCATCGACGTGGACCTCTCCGAGGAGGAACTCGAGGACCGACTCGCCGACTGGGAGCAACCCGACCCGGCCTACGACTCGGGCGTGCTCGCGAAGTACGGCCTCGCGTTCGACTCGGCGGCCAACGGCGCGGTGACGAACCCCGGCGTGAAACGCGACTAG
- the ilvB gene encoding biosynthetic-type acetolactate synthase large subunit — MSEGSPARPASQETETETETTGETGGEADATTEDAAATPERTTGAAAVVTALERANVEHVFGVQGGAIMPVYDALYHSDIAHVTMAHEQGAAHAADAYGQVTGAPGVCFATSGPGATNLVTGIADANMDSDPVLALTGQVPTNFVGNDAFQETDTVGVTRPITKANYFADDETTIGDLVTEAFTVAGEGRPGPTLVDLPKDVTNAETEARPPEERDAAAAPAAEPQAVERAAEALASAEKPLVLAGGGVTKANASEELRRFATTFEVPVVTTMPGIGTFPEDHDLCLSWAGMHGTGYANMAISHTDCLLAVGTRFDDRLTGGIETFAPDATVVHVDIDPAEISKNVHADYPLVGDAGVVLDQLFETLPDGPDDRWATWREQCATWKEEYPMSYTTPDDEPLKPQFVVEALDEMTPDDTLVTTGVGQHQMWAAQFWTYTEPRTYISSHGLGTMGYGLPAAIGAKLAAPDREVVCFDGDGSFLMTVQELSVAVRENLDITVVVLNNEAIGMVRQWQDAFFGGRRMASEYRWMPDFATLAEAFGARGFTVDDYDDVADTLEAALDYDGPSVVDAFVDPAENVYPMVPSGGANDQFALSEDHL; from the coding sequence ATGAGCGAAGGTAGCCCGGCGCGACCGGCGAGCCAGGAGACCGAGACCGAAACCGAGACCACGGGGGAAACCGGCGGCGAGGCCGACGCGACCACCGAGGACGCGGCGGCGACGCCGGAGCGGACGACGGGTGCGGCGGCGGTGGTCACCGCCCTCGAGCGCGCGAACGTCGAGCACGTCTTCGGCGTGCAGGGCGGGGCCATCATGCCCGTCTACGACGCGCTCTACCACTCGGACATCGCCCACGTGACGATGGCCCACGAGCAGGGCGCGGCCCACGCGGCCGACGCCTACGGACAGGTCACGGGCGCGCCGGGCGTCTGTTTCGCCACCTCGGGGCCCGGCGCGACCAACCTCGTGACGGGCATCGCGGACGCGAACATGGACTCCGACCCCGTGCTCGCGCTGACGGGGCAGGTCCCGACGAACTTCGTCGGCAACGACGCGTTTCAGGAGACCGACACCGTCGGCGTCACCCGGCCCATCACGAAGGCGAACTACTTCGCGGACGACGAGACGACCATCGGCGACCTCGTCACGGAGGCGTTCACGGTCGCGGGCGAGGGCCGTCCCGGCCCGACGCTCGTCGACCTCCCGAAGGACGTCACCAACGCGGAGACGGAGGCCCGACCGCCGGAGGAGCGCGACGCGGCGGCGGCGCCCGCGGCCGAACCGCAGGCCGTCGAGCGGGCGGCCGAGGCGCTCGCGAGTGCCGAGAAACCGCTCGTCCTCGCCGGCGGCGGCGTCACGAAGGCGAACGCGAGCGAGGAACTGCGCCGGTTCGCGACGACGTTCGAGGTGCCGGTCGTCACGACGATGCCCGGCATCGGGACGTTCCCCGAGGACCACGACCTGTGTCTGTCGTGGGCCGGGATGCACGGCACCGGCTACGCGAACATGGCCATCAGCCACACCGACTGCCTGCTGGCGGTCGGCACGCGCTTCGACGACCGCCTCACCGGCGGTATCGAGACGTTCGCACCCGACGCGACCGTCGTCCACGTCGACATCGACCCCGCGGAGATATCGAAGAACGTCCACGCGGACTACCCGCTGGTGGGCGACGCGGGCGTCGTCCTCGACCAGCTGTTCGAGACGCTGCCCGACGGTCCCGACGACCGGTGGGCGACGTGGCGCGAGCAGTGCGCGACGTGGAAGGAGGAGTACCCCATGTCCTACACGACGCCCGACGACGAACCGCTCAAGCCGCAGTTCGTCGTGGAGGCGCTCGACGAGATGACGCCCGACGACACGCTCGTCACCACGGGCGTCGGCCAGCACCAGATGTGGGCCGCGCAGTTCTGGACGTACACCGAACCGCGCACCTACATCTCCTCGCACGGGCTGGGGACGATGGGCTACGGCCTGCCGGCGGCCATCGGCGCGAAACTCGCCGCCCCCGACCGCGAGGTCGTCTGCTTCGACGGCGACGGCTCGTTCCTGATGACGGTTCAGGAGCTCTCCGTCGCGGTCCGCGAGAACCTCGACATCACGGTGGTCGTGCTGAACAACGAGGCCATCGGGATGGTCCGCCAGTGGCAGGACGCCTTCTTCGGCGGTCGACGGATGGCCTCCGAGTACCGGTGGATGCCGGACTTCGCCACGCTGGCGGAGGCGTTCGGCGCCCGCGGGTTCACCGTCGACGACTACGACGACGTCGCGGACACGCTGGAGGCGGCGCTCGACTACGACGGCCCCTCGGTGGTCGACGCGTTCGTCGACCCCGCCGAGAACGTCTACCCGATGGTGCCGAGCGGCGGTGCCAACGACCAGTTCGCCCTCTCGGAGGACCACCTGTGA